Proteins found in one Candidatus Eisenbacteria bacterium genomic segment:
- the obgE gene encoding GTPase ObgE produces MFADRASIAVIGGRGGSGCVSFRREKYVPKGGPDGGDGGDGGSVILVVNEHMRTLLDFQFRARFEAESGAHGSGNKKSGRSGQDVTVAVPPGTLVHDELSGDLLVDLVAPGARFVAAKGGRGGRGNARFATSTRQAPRKAEPGGAGEERKLLLELRLIADVGIVGFPNVGKSTLLARVSAARPKIADYPFTTLEPHLGLVRAREDQSFVMADLPGLIEGAHQGKGLGHEFLRHIQRTRTILILVDSMSSDPAKDLATLKRELREYSEDLTRKPTVVAMSRSDLRGEVARGGPPFPLEGARWGGWISGVTGTGVDDLVAAVWEVLIAAGAETPAEGRVGGDPRVAGTKEREPW; encoded by the coding sequence GTGTTCGCCGATCGGGCGTCGATCGCGGTCATCGGCGGCCGCGGCGGCTCGGGGTGTGTGAGCTTTCGTCGCGAGAAATACGTGCCGAAGGGAGGGCCGGACGGGGGGGATGGGGGAGACGGCGGAAGCGTGATCCTCGTCGTGAACGAGCACATGCGCACGCTTCTCGATTTCCAATTTCGGGCGCGATTCGAGGCGGAGTCGGGCGCGCACGGATCGGGAAACAAGAAGAGCGGCCGCTCGGGCCAGGACGTCACGGTGGCGGTCCCCCCGGGCACCCTCGTGCACGACGAGTTGAGCGGAGATCTTCTTGTCGATCTGGTCGCGCCGGGGGCGCGGTTTGTGGCCGCGAAGGGGGGACGGGGCGGACGCGGGAACGCGCGGTTCGCGACGTCCACGCGGCAGGCGCCCCGAAAAGCGGAGCCGGGAGGGGCGGGGGAGGAGCGGAAGCTTCTCCTCGAGCTTCGGCTCATCGCCGACGTCGGCATCGTGGGCTTCCCCAATGTCGGGAAGTCGACGCTCCTCGCGCGTGTGAGCGCGGCGCGGCCCAAGATCGCGGACTACCCGTTCACGACACTCGAGCCGCATCTGGGCCTCGTGCGCGCGCGCGAGGACCAGAGCTTCGTGATGGCCGATCTCCCGGGACTCATCGAGGGGGCGCATCAGGGGAAGGGGCTCGGGCATGAGTTCCTGCGGCACATTCAAAGGACGCGGACCATCCTGATCCTCGTGGATAGCATGTCGTCGGATCCCGCCAAGGACCTGGCGACGCTGAAACGGGAACTAAGGGAGTACAGCGAGGATTTAACGAGAAAGCCCACGGTCGTCGCGATGAGCCGCTCGGACCTCAGGGGAGAGGTGGCGCGCGGCGGCCCGCCGTTCCCTCTCGAGGGGGCGCGGTGGGGCGGGTGGATCTCGGGCGTGACCGGGACGGGAGTGGACGATCTCGTCGCGGCTGTTTGGGAAGTGTTGATCGCGGCCGGCGCCGAGACGCCAGCGGAAGGGCGGGTCGGCGGCGACCCTCGTGTCGCCGGAACGAAGGAGCGAGAACCATGGTAG
- a CDS encoding DUF3467 domain-containing protein, translating to MEAKSQGAPGSINMELGEKEAEGIYSNFVVISHSLSEFVLDFARILPGSPKSRVFARVVMTPPNVRSLLAALETNIKKYEDQFGKIKTFEAPSKDIGFTT from the coding sequence ATGGAGGCAAAGTCGCAGGGAGCGCCCGGGTCCATCAACATGGAATTGGGCGAGAAGGAAGCCGAAGGGATCTACTCGAACTTCGTGGTGATCAGCCACTCGCTTTCCGAATTCGTGCTCGACTTCGCCCGCATCCTTCCCGGAAGTCCGAAGAGCCGAGTTTTCGCTCGGGTGGTCATGACCCCGCCCAACGTGCGCTCCCTCCTGGCGGCGCTCGAGACCAACATCAAGAAGTACGAGGACCAGTTCGGGAAGATCAAGACGTTCGAGGCACCGAGCAAGGACATCGGATTTACGACGTAG
- a CDS encoding lysophospholipid acyltransferase family protein — protein MGRSPLRPLRQKLEVAALHSIGLLARVLPFRWTSAIGAALGLAAFAVMGRRRRIAIENITAAFGPDVAGKPARELARRTFVQIGRSFMEFLALPRLGHEGILHRVELIGFEPTLEWARQGKGAVMVTAHYGNWELCGAALRAAGGPMRYLLPPQSNRGSDEYFDRIRARLGIEAVKIGYGMRGALKALRQGAFLGMLPDQDARRVGIHVPFFGRPASTHTGPARLAYRAGCPIAIGLIEREPGARFRSRLVATLAPDPSTEESIEVERLTRAINEAIEAAVRRRPDHWYWLHRRWKTPPPTS, from the coding sequence ATGGGCCGCTCGCCGCTTCGTCCGCTTCGCCAAAAGCTCGAGGTCGCGGCGCTTCATTCCATCGGTCTCCTGGCTCGGGTCCTGCCGTTTCGGTGGACGAGCGCGATCGGCGCCGCCCTGGGCCTCGCCGCGTTCGCGGTGATGGGCCGCCGCAGGCGCATCGCGATCGAGAACATCACCGCCGCGTTCGGACCCGACGTCGCGGGGAAGCCCGCCCGCGAGCTGGCGCGCAGGACGTTCGTCCAGATCGGACGCTCGTTCATGGAATTCCTCGCGCTCCCGCGCCTCGGACACGAAGGAATCCTCCACCGCGTGGAGCTGATCGGATTCGAGCCCACCCTCGAGTGGGCGCGGCAGGGGAAGGGCGCGGTGATGGTCACCGCGCACTACGGGAATTGGGAGCTATGCGGCGCGGCGCTGCGCGCGGCGGGCGGGCCCATGCGCTACCTGCTTCCGCCGCAGAGCAATCGGGGAAGCGACGAGTATTTCGACCGCATTCGGGCCCGGCTTGGAATCGAGGCGGTAAAAATCGGCTACGGGATGAGGGGGGCGCTCAAGGCGCTTCGCCAGGGCGCATTTCTGGGAATGCTCCCCGACCAGGACGCGCGCCGCGTCGGAATTCATGTGCCCTTTTTCGGACGGCCCGCGTCCACGCACACCGGGCCGGCGCGTCTGGCGTACCGGGCCGGCTGCCCGATCGCGATCGGCTTGATCGAGCGGGAGCCGGGCGCGCGCTTCCGATCGCGTCTCGTGGCGACGCTCGCTCCCGATCCCTCGACGGAGGAGTCGATCGAGGTCGAGCGGCTCACGCGCGCGATCAACGAGGCGATCGAAGCCGCGGTGCGCCGGCGCCCCGACCACTGGTACTGGCTTCACCGCCGCTGGAAGACTCCGCCGCCTACGTCGTAA
- a CDS encoding DNA-processing protein DprA: protein MEGWREPKARPHVRALHSSDEEYPHRLRALRPPPPRVFLLGAWNHDGPWVAIVGARNATEDGIDVARSLARSMVARGAAVVSGLARGIDAAAHEGALDAGGLSGAVLGTAIDQAYPRENAVLQARLSRSLGLMSEISPGAPATRGTFATRNRLLAAIADVVVVVQGRARSGSLITAGEAARLGRPVAALPWDCREPLGEAPHALIRQGIAKLVRNADDVLELIPAVRGGARAPHRAGRGEAFASPGPGARSASRVAPGSLEELAPAEAALYRALRERPLPLDHLAQSASLTASELAAALLALELSGLARRTPGGLARKIRRAV from the coding sequence GTGGAGGGGTGGAGGGAGCCCAAGGCGCGGCCCCACGTCCGCGCGCTTCATTCGTCGGATGAGGAGTACCCTCATCGCCTCCGCGCGCTTCGGCCGCCGCCACCCCGGGTGTTTCTCCTCGGAGCCTGGAATCACGACGGCCCGTGGGTCGCCATCGTGGGAGCGCGGAACGCGACCGAGGACGGCATCGACGTCGCGCGCTCCCTCGCCCGGTCGATGGTTGCGCGCGGCGCCGCCGTGGTGAGCGGCCTCGCGCGCGGGATCGATGCCGCGGCGCATGAAGGGGCCCTCGACGCAGGCGGGCTGAGCGGGGCGGTGCTGGGGACCGCCATCGATCAGGCGTATCCCCGCGAGAACGCGGTCCTCCAGGCAAGACTCTCTCGTTCGCTCGGGCTCATGAGCGAGATTTCCCCCGGCGCCCCTGCCACGCGCGGCACCTTCGCGACCCGAAACCGGCTGCTCGCCGCGATCGCGGATGTCGTCGTGGTGGTGCAAGGACGCGCGAGGAGCGGATCGCTCATCACAGCGGGCGAGGCCGCGCGTCTCGGCCGGCCGGTCGCCGCGCTCCCATGGGATTGCCGTGAGCCTTTGGGCGAAGCCCCTCACGCGTTGATCCGCCAGGGGATCGCGAAGCTTGTCCGAAACGCGGACGACGTGCTCGAGCTCATCCCGGCAGTCAGGGGCGGCGCGCGAGCGCCCCACCGCGCCGGGCGGGGTGAGGCTTTTGCGAGCCCGGGGCCGGGCGCGAGGAGCGCGTCGCGCGTCGCCCCCGGGAGCCTCGAAGAGCTCGCTCCTGCCGAAGCGGCGCTCTACCGCGCGCTGCGCGAACGCCCCCTCCCGCTCGATCACCTCGCCCAATCGGCATCGCTCACCGCCTCCGAGCTGGCCGCCGCGCTCCTGGCGCTCGAGCTCTCGGGCCTCGCGCGGCGGACGCCCGGCGGCCTCGCGCGGAAGATCCGCCGCGCGGTCTGA
- a CDS encoding HEAT repeat domain-containing protein, protein MVAKDVTRLWEELRHRDAEEKLGWITQLAQNPTEESIEVLLDVLQQESWFLRDQAARVLATMGESVLEPLVQYLGSGLWYTRASAVLALGRMGNPRAAAPLVEMLKDPNRTVRDAVWDALLLLCRNELATRELAQAFETLPERAKRFALDGLVERDPEVAGRVLLHMEDRAGEADAGGAAAAGDPLGVGEPDEAKQAAR, encoded by the coding sequence ATGGTAGCCAAGGATGTCACCCGGCTCTGGGAGGAGTTGAGGCACAGGGACGCGGAGGAAAAGCTCGGATGGATCACGCAGCTCGCGCAGAATCCAACCGAGGAGTCCATCGAAGTGCTCCTCGATGTGTTGCAGCAGGAGAGCTGGTTTCTGAGGGATCAGGCCGCGCGGGTGCTTGCCACGATGGGGGAGTCGGTGCTGGAGCCCCTCGTCCAGTACCTGGGCTCCGGTCTCTGGTACACGCGCGCCTCGGCGGTTCTGGCGCTCGGCCGTATGGGGAATCCACGTGCCGCGGCCCCGCTCGTGGAGATGCTCAAGGACCCGAATCGCACGGTACGCGACGCGGTCTGGGACGCGCTGCTTCTCCTCTGCCGGAATGAGCTCGCGACGCGGGAGCTCGCCCAAGCCTTCGAAACGCTCCCCGAGCGTGCGAAGCGGTTCGCGCTCGACGGCCTCGTGGAACGGGACCCCGAGGTCGCGGGGCGGGTCCTGCTCCACATGGAGGACCGGGCGGGCGAGGCCGACGCGGGGGGCGCCGCGGCCGCGGGTGACCCGCTCGGCGTCGGCGAGCCGGACGAAGCGAAGCAGGCCGCACGCTGA
- the glmM gene encoding phosphoglucosamine mutase has translation MTTNRHAARPHAGDAAGGARESKPPASDPLQGLMVGPSGVRGIVGETLTPDVVLRVAGAHAFFLDPGPVVVGRDTRPSGAWVSHLVQAALLASGHDVVDVGIAPTPTILFAIRHHGASGGVAITASHNPAPWNALKLFGPGGTFLAPAQSEEVARRARVGVRAWAPHTEVGSTREDKDAIRRHRDAILALDGFDRPRIRNRRFRVVVDATNGAGWEATPALLEAMGCEVERLFCEPSGRFPRGAEPLPENLGALGERVRATGAAVGFANDPDADRLAIVDERGEPIGEERTLQIAVDWALARRPGPVAVNASTSIGVDWIARRYGAPVHRTKVGEAHVAQKLIEIGGVIGGEGNGGVIYPALHATRDGLLAAAIAVDWLARDPRSLSRRLAELPAVLMVKRKLDLSLTDAAALSEELRREFPDGARNVLDGEKYVWEDSWVQVRASGTEPIVRILAEARSREDAEALAGRAGRAIERSQARPRSH, from the coding sequence ATGACGACAAACCGCCACGCCGCGCGCCCCCATGCGGGGGACGCGGCGGGGGGAGCGCGGGAATCGAAACCTCCCGCCTCCGATCCTCTGCAAGGCCTCATGGTCGGCCCCTCCGGGGTTCGCGGGATTGTGGGGGAAACCCTCACGCCCGACGTCGTCCTCCGGGTCGCGGGCGCGCACGCCTTCTTCCTCGATCCCGGTCCCGTGGTCGTCGGACGCGACACGCGTCCGAGCGGCGCGTGGGTCTCGCACCTTGTGCAGGCGGCGCTCCTCGCGTCGGGTCACGATGTCGTGGACGTGGGGATCGCGCCCACGCCCACCATTCTCTTTGCGATCCGGCACCACGGAGCCTCCGGCGGCGTTGCGATCACGGCGAGCCACAACCCGGCCCCTTGGAACGCGCTCAAGCTGTTCGGACCGGGCGGGACGTTCCTCGCGCCGGCACAATCGGAGGAGGTGGCGCGTCGCGCTAGGGTGGGGGTCCGCGCGTGGGCCCCTCACACGGAAGTGGGATCGACCCGGGAGGACAAGGACGCGATCCGCCGCCATCGCGACGCGATCCTGGCGCTCGACGGTTTCGATCGGCCCCGGATTCGAAACCGCCGCTTTCGGGTCGTGGTGGACGCGACAAACGGAGCCGGCTGGGAGGCGACCCCCGCCCTGCTCGAAGCGATGGGCTGCGAGGTGGAGCGGCTCTTTTGCGAGCCGAGCGGCCGATTCCCCCGGGGGGCGGAGCCGCTCCCCGAAAATCTCGGCGCGCTCGGCGAGCGGGTGCGCGCGACCGGGGCCGCGGTCGGGTTCGCGAACGACCCCGATGCCGACCGGCTCGCGATCGTGGACGAGCGGGGCGAGCCGATCGGCGAGGAGCGGACGCTTCAGATCGCGGTCGATTGGGCGCTCGCGCGTCGCCCGGGCCCGGTGGCGGTGAACGCTTCCACCTCGATCGGCGTGGATTGGATCGCCCGGCGATACGGCGCCCCGGTGCACCGGACGAAGGTGGGGGAGGCTCACGTCGCGCAGAAGCTGATCGAGATCGGAGGCGTGATCGGCGGGGAGGGGAACGGCGGCGTCATCTATCCGGCGCTGCACGCGACCCGCGACGGTCTCCTGGCCGCGGCGATCGCGGTCGATTGGCTCGCGCGCGACCCGCGGTCCTTGAGCCGGCGCCTTGCCGAGCTGCCGGCGGTCCTGATGGTCAAGCGCAAGCTCGATCTCAGCCTCACCGACGCGGCCGCTCTCTCGGAGGAGCTTCGCCGGGAGTTCCCCGACGGAGCGCGCAATGTTCTGGACGGGGAAAAGTACGTCTGGGAAGATTCTTGGGTGCAGGTACGCGCTTCAGGCACGGAGCCCATCGTGCGAATCCTGGCGGAGGCGCGGAGCCGGGAGGACGCCGAGGCGTTGGCGGGCCGTGCCGGTCGAGCGATCGAGCGCTCTCAAGCCCGCCCTCGATCGCATTAG
- a CDS encoding isocitrate/isopropylmalate dehydrogenase family protein encodes MAHRVTLIPGDGTGPEITEATRRVLEATGVAFEWDVQHAGLEVFKKEGTPLPDRVLDSLRRTKLGLKGPITTPVGTGFRSVNVSLRKELDLYACIRPCKTYPGVRSRYDRIDLVIVRENTEDLYAGIEFERGSKGAAALRELVLSESRREIPEDAGISIKPISVAATERIVRHAFAYANKNGRNKVTAVHKANIMKFSDGLFLDVARKTAREFPDIAFEDRIVDNMCMQLVQTPENYDVLVLPNLYGDILSDLGAGLIGGLGVAPGANLGDTAALFEPTHGSAPRYAGQDKVNPFGMILSGMLLLRHINEREAADRLERAVAQVIREGGKVTYDMKPKRDDPTAVGTRAAADAVIDALR; translated from the coding sequence ATGGCGCATCGCGTGACGCTGATCCCGGGCGACGGGACCGGGCCCGAGATCACGGAGGCCACGCGCCGCGTCCTCGAAGCGACCGGCGTTGCCTTCGAGTGGGACGTGCAACACGCGGGGCTCGAGGTCTTCAAGAAAGAGGGCACCCCGCTCCCGGATCGCGTGCTCGATTCGCTCCGCCGCACCAAGCTCGGGCTCAAGGGTCCGATCACGACCCCCGTCGGAACCGGATTCCGGAGCGTGAACGTTTCGCTCCGAAAGGAGCTGGACCTCTACGCGTGCATCCGACCGTGCAAGACCTACCCGGGCGTCCGGTCCCGATACGACAGGATCGATCTCGTGATCGTGCGCGAAAACACGGAGGACCTCTACGCGGGCATCGAGTTCGAGCGGGGGAGCAAGGGCGCGGCCGCTCTGCGCGAGCTGGTCCTGTCCGAGTCGAGGAGGGAAATTCCGGAAGACGCCGGGATCTCGATCAAGCCGATCAGCGTCGCCGCCACCGAGCGCATCGTGCGGCACGCCTTCGCATACGCGAACAAGAACGGACGGAACAAGGTGACGGCGGTTCACAAGGCCAACATCATGAAGTTCTCGGACGGGCTCTTTCTCGACGTGGCGCGCAAGACCGCGCGCGAATTTCCCGACATCGCGTTCGAGGATCGCATCGTCGACAACATGTGCATGCAGCTCGTTCAGACCCCTGAGAATTACGACGTGCTCGTGCTCCCGAATCTCTACGGCGACATCCTGTCGGACCTCGGGGCGGGGCTGATCGGGGGGTTGGGCGTCGCGCCCGGGGCGAACCTCGGCGACACGGCGGCGCTCTTCGAGCCGACCCACGGGAGCGCGCCGCGTTACGCGGGCCAGGACAAGGTGAACCCGTTCGGAATGATCCTGAGCGGGATGCTTCTGCTTCGCCATATCAACGAACGCGAGGCGGCCGACCGGCTGGAGAGGGCGGTCGCGCAGGTGATCCGGGAGGGCGGGAAGGTGACCTACGACATGAAGCCGAAGCGGGACGATCCGACCGCGGTGGGAACCCGCGCCGCCGCGGATGCGGTGATCGACGCGCTTCGGTAG